One Miscanthus floridulus cultivar M001 chromosome 11, ASM1932011v1, whole genome shotgun sequence DNA window includes the following coding sequences:
- the LOC136493580 gene encoding pentatricopeptide repeat-containing protein At4g38150-like: MAAAAAVRRLLRGVSSISVSNTSRLLSTTSPPPHRSSNTNSPVAFDWSDDDADSSSHPPPSTAKKDELPPPYYDPFSKNPAVAEPSDPTNLQEIFHRMRKEGLTDYAIKMFDGLSKDGLTHEALALFAVIKDKGAMPDVVAHTAVLEAYANAGPAHWRDAVRTYDRMLASGVMPNAYTLAVLVRGLAASDRCAEAGKYLVEMLDRGMRPNVATYLAAFEAYLRMGKVEEGKALLETMEGKGFVPDEEAVRGGTVKRGQVFDGIMNLLFGK; this comes from the coding sequence atggccgccgccgccgccgttcgccGCCTGCTTCGTGGGGTTTCCTCCATCTCCGTTTCCAACACCAGTCGTCTCCTCTCCACCACTTCCCCACCTCCCCACCGGAGCTCCAACACCAACTCACCAGTTGCCTTCGACTGGTCCGACGACGACGCTGACAGCTCCTCACATCCACCCCCGTCCACGGCGAAGAAGGATGAATTACCTCCCCCCTACTACGACCCCTTCAGCAAGAATCCCGCCGTTGCCGAGCCGTCCGACCCCACCAACCTACAGGAGATCTTCCACAGGATGCGGAAAGAGGGCCTCACCGATTACGCCATCAAGATGTTCGACGGATTGTCCAAGGACGGGCTCACCCACGAAGCTCTCGCGCTCTTCGCCGTCATTAAGGACAAGGGCGCCATGCCCGACGTTGTCGCCCACACCGCCGTCCTCGAGGCCTATGCCAACGCCGGCCCTGCGCACTGGCGCGACGCCGTGCGCACCTACGACCGCATGCTCGCGTCTGGCGTCATGCCCAACGCGTACACGCTGGCCGTGCTTGTCAGGGGGCTCGCGGCCAGCGACCGGTGTGCGGAAGCCGGCAAGTACCTAGTGGAGATGCTCGACCGCGGGATGCGGCCGAATGTGGCGACGTATCTGGCCGCGTTTGAGGCGTATCTGAGGATGGGGAAAGTGGAAGAGGGGAAAGCGCTGCtagagacgatggaggggaagGGGTTCGTGCCAGACGAGGAGGCCGTGCGTGGCGGCACTGTGAAGCGGGGGCAAGTGTTCGACGGCATAATGAACTTGCTCTTTGGCAAGTAA
- the LOC136491356 gene encoding norbelladine synthase-like, whose translation MATTELTKAMKGSLSHEFETGLPAADVWEVYGGLLVGDLIPQLLPQVFSKVELVEGDGGVGTVLLVTFPPGTPGSEAFKEEFIKVDNENCIKEVLVTEGSFLDHGFKKYLVRTEIIGKEQKTATIRSTIEYEVDPEHASNPPVVSTSGLATIAKAITEYIKQKKGPE comes from the exons ATGGCTACTACAGAGCTCACCAAAGCAATGAAAGGGAGCCTTAGCCACGAGTTTGAGACTGGACTCCCAGCTGCCGACGTGTGGGAGGTCTATGGAGGCCTCCTTGTTGGGGATCTGATTCCCCAATTGCTTCCTCAAGTGTTCTCAAAGGTTGAACTTGTAGAGGGAGATGGTGGCGTTGGAACAGTTCTGCTTGTCACTTTCCCGCCAG GAACTCCTGGATCAGAAGCTTTCAAAGAAGAGTTCATCAAGGTCGATAATGAAAACTGCATCAAGGAGGTCCTAGTAACTGAAGGAAGCTTTCTCGATCATGGCTTTAAGAAATATTTGGTACGAACCGAGATTATAGGAAAAGAACAGAAGACAGCAACCATAAGATCAACTATTGAATATGAAGTTGATCCAGAGCATGCGAGCAACCCTCCTGTAGTCAGTACGAGTGGTTTAGCTACTATTGCTAAGGCCATCACAGAATATATCAAGCAGAAGAAGGGTCCTGAGTAA
- the LOC136494839 gene encoding norbelladine synthase-like — protein MVKGSKGHKLEADVPASELWKIYGTLRFVELVHELLPQVLHQVEVVRGDGSVGSVIKVTFPPGNPGVQTYSEEFVKIDNENRVKEAAVIEGDLLSLGFITYVTRFQIIEKGPSSSVITSTVEYEYHDGRPELEAAVSTAPLAAAAERLVQYVKEQMTTAQATA, from the exons ATGGTGAAGGGAAGCAAGGGCCACAAGCTGGAGGCCGACGTCCCGGCCTCCGAGCTGTGGAAGATCTACGGCACGCTCCGCTTCGTGGAGCTGGTGCACGAGCTGCTCCCGCAGGTCCTCCACCAGGTCGAGGTCGTCAGGGGCGACGGcagcgtcggctccgtcatcaaGGTGACGTTCCCTCCAG GGAACCCTGGCGTGCAGACCTACAGCGAGGAGTTCGTCAAAATCGACAACGAGAATCGCGTCAAGGAGGCGGCGGTCATCGAAGGTGACCTTCTGAGCCTCGGCTTCATCACGTACGTGACCCGTTTCCAGATCATCGAGAAGGGTCCCAGCTCTTCGGTGATTACATCGACGGTCGAGTACGAGTACCACGACGGGCGCCCTGAGCTCGAAGCGGCGGTTTCCACTGCACCCTTGGCTGCGGCTGCTGAGAGACTTGTCCAGTATGTCAAGGAGCAGATGACGACTGCCCAGGCAACCGCCTGA